Proteins from a genomic interval of Candidatus Acidulodesulfobacterium ferriphilum:
- the clpB gene encoding ATP-dependent chaperone ClpB — MDLNNFTIKSQEVIELTVNTAKEAKNPEVTDLHLLYALLTYDENSIAVSLLKRIGIDLKVFSGEVENALSKLATVEGGFEPGFSSSLKKVLDAAEKNKTAMKDDFVSVEHFILALLDVKDTKSYAIFAKFGLSKEIVLKALMEIRGSARVADQNPEDKYQALEKYTLNLTQLARLGKIDPVIGRDSEIRRIMEVLSRRTKNNPVLIGDPGVGKTAIVEGLAKRIADSDVPEILKDKSVLSLDLGSLIAGAKYRGEFEDRLKAVVKEIKSSEGKIIIFIDELHNLVGAGKSEGAMDASNLLKPALARGELRAIGATTIDEYRKYIEKDAALERRFQPIFVDEPSVEDTISILRGLKERYEAYHGIRIKDSALIAAATLSHRYITDRFLPDKAIDLIDEASAKLRIEIDSLPTVLDEIQRKIIKIKIEQEALKKEKDAESKKRLKEIDEELANLEEDFNQKKAKWQNEKDVIKKIGEVKKEIDSLRVEEQRFEREGKYDKVAEIRYGKLGGLEKILEDSNKKITQMQKGGGFLKEEVDSDDIARVVAKWTGIPVTKLMEGEKEKLLLIEEHLHNRVISQNEAISSVANTIRRSRAGLSDQNKPMGSFMFLGPTGVGKTELAKALAEFLFDDENNIVRIDMSEYMEKHTVSRLIGAPPGYVGYEEGGQLTEAVRRRPYSVVLFDEVEKAHQDVFNVLLQLLDDGRLTDGRGRTVDFKNTIVIMTSNIGSDIIQSYAGGYYEEMKNSVTGLLKNYFRPEFLNRLDDIIIFHALTEDDILKIVEIQLNRLKKILEEKGIGVRYTDPLVKFIAMEGYDPIYGARPLKRAIKTFLQDRIATDLLSGGIITGDSIVLDYNEGLNDVIIEKAVMVSAEDI, encoded by the coding sequence GTGGATTTGAATAATTTTACGATAAAATCGCAGGAAGTTATAGAGCTGACCGTTAACACGGCAAAGGAGGCTAAAAACCCGGAGGTAACGGATTTACATCTCCTTTACGCTCTTTTAACTTATGATGAAAACAGCATCGCTGTTTCTTTATTAAAAAGGATAGGTATCGATTTAAAGGTTTTTTCAGGCGAAGTCGAAAATGCCCTGTCTAAACTTGCGACAGTGGAAGGAGGGTTTGAGCCCGGCTTTTCTTCATCCTTAAAGAAGGTGCTAGATGCCGCCGAAAAGAATAAAACGGCTATGAAAGACGACTTCGTTTCGGTCGAGCATTTTATACTGGCGCTTTTGGATGTGAAAGATACAAAATCTTATGCAATTTTTGCAAAATTCGGCTTAAGCAAAGAAATAGTTTTAAAAGCGCTTATGGAAATAAGAGGAAGCGCAAGGGTTGCGGATCAAAATCCTGAAGACAAGTATCAGGCGCTGGAAAAATATACCCTCAATTTAACGCAGCTTGCAAGATTAGGGAAGATTGACCCTGTTATCGGAAGGGATAGCGAAATTAGGCGGATAATGGAGGTTTTGTCGAGGAGAACCAAAAATAATCCCGTTCTTATAGGAGACCCCGGTGTCGGTAAGACCGCCATTGTGGAAGGATTGGCTAAAAGAATTGCCGACAGCGATGTTCCCGAAATTTTAAAGGATAAATCCGTTTTGTCGCTTGATCTGGGTTCCCTTATTGCAGGGGCGAAATACAGGGGTGAATTTGAAGACAGGCTTAAAGCCGTAGTAAAAGAGATAAAATCCTCGGAGGGGAAAATTATAATATTTATAGACGAACTTCATAATCTTGTCGGGGCGGGCAAATCGGAAGGGGCAATGGATGCTTCCAATCTATTAAAGCCCGCTCTTGCAAGAGGCGAACTCAGGGCTATCGGCGCTACGACAATCGATGAGTATAGAAAATATATAGAAAAGGATGCCGCTCTCGAAAGAAGATTCCAGCCTATATTTGTGGATGAGCCGTCCGTTGAGGATACAATATCAATTTTAAGGGGATTAAAAGAAAGATATGAGGCTTATCACGGCATAAGAATAAAAGACTCGGCGTTAATTGCAGCGGCAACACTCTCCCATCGCTATATTACCGACAGGTTTTTGCCGGACAAGGCTATCGATTTAATAGATGAAGCATCCGCAAAATTAAGAATCGAGATAGATTCCTTACCGACTGTTCTCGATGAAATTCAGAGAAAGATTATAAAGATTAAAATCGAGCAGGAGGCATTAAAAAAAGAAAAGGATGCGGAATCAAAAAAGAGATTAAAGGAGATTGACGAAGAACTTGCCAATTTAGAAGAGGATTTTAATCAAAAAAAGGCAAAATGGCAAAATGAAAAGGATGTAATTAAAAAAATAGGGGAAGTAAAAAAGGAAATAGATTCCTTAAGGGTTGAAGAGCAAAGGTTTGAAAGGGAAGGAAAATATGACAAGGTTGCAGAGATTAGATACGGCAAACTGGGCGGGCTCGAAAAAATATTGGAGGATTCAAACAAAAAGATAACTCAAATGCAAAAAGGGGGCGGTTTTTTAAAAGAAGAGGTCGATTCCGACGATATTGCAAGGGTTGTCGCGAAGTGGACGGGGATTCCCGTTACGAAACTTATGGAAGGCGAGAAGGAAAAGCTTTTGCTGATAGAGGAGCATCTGCATAACCGCGTCATATCGCAAAATGAAGCAATAAGCAGTGTTGCCAATACCATAAGGCGTTCAAGGGCAGGCTTGTCCGATCAAAACAAGCCTATGGGTTCCTTTATGTTTTTGGGTCCGACAGGCGTGGGCAAAACGGAGCTTGCTAAAGCGCTTGCCGAGTTTTTATTTGACGATGAAAACAATATAGTAAGAATAGATATGTCGGAGTATATGGAAAAGCATACTGTTTCGAGGCTGATAGGCGCTCCCCCAGGCTATGTCGGCTATGAAGAAGGCGGGCAGTTAACCGAGGCGGTTAGAAGGCGGCCGTACAGCGTCGTGCTTTTTGACGAAGTGGAAAAGGCGCATCAAGATGTGTTTAATGTGCTGCTACAGCTTCTTGACGACGGACGCTTAACCGACGGGCGGGGAAGGACGGTGGATTTTAAAAATACTATCGTCATTATGACCTCAAATATCGGCTCCGATATTATACAGAGTTATGCCGGCGGATACTATGAAGAGATGAAAAACAGCGTTACTGGGCTTTTAAAAAATTACTTTAGACCCGAATTTCTTAACAGGCTTGACGATATAATTATATTTCATGCTCTTACCGAGGATGATATATTAAAAATAGTGGAGATTCAACTAAACAGGCTTAAAAAAATATTGGAAGAAAAAGGGATAGGGGTTCGCTATACGGATCCGTTAGTTAAGTTTATAGCTATGGAGGGTTATGACCCTATCTATGGGGCAAGGCCGCTAAAAAGGGCTATAAAAACCTTTTTGCAGGACAGGATAGCCACGGATTTACTTTCAGGCGGAATTATAACAGGCGATTCCATTGTTCTGGATTATAACGAAGGGCTAAATGATGTTATAATCGAAAAGGCCGTGATGGTTTCAGCCGAAGATATATAA
- a CDS encoding DUF1844 domain-containing protein yields the protein MEKNPTMFDDKKGVNPNEQQEKQFKFIDKRKFSEDFAEGGNNAPSDDKGINTADTNNPGINKMEDAANETSGNAVNMEEPSEMPAFEADFATFVYSLNTQALLFLGKIPNPMTGKYERDVNMAKYLIDTIDMLSKKTVGNLDENEKKLVENILYDLRMAYISEKK from the coding sequence ATGGAGAAGAACCCGACTATGTTTGACGATAAGAAAGGTGTCAACCCAAATGAACAACAGGAAAAGCAGTTTAAGTTCATCGACAAAAGAAAATTTTCGGAAGATTTCGCGGAGGGCGGGAATAACGCCCCTTCAGATGACAAAGGAATAAATACCGCCGATACAAACAATCCGGGTATTAATAAAATGGAAGATGCGGCTAATGAAACCTCGGGTAATGCCGTAAATATGGAGGAGCCTTCAGAGATGCCGGCGTTTGAAGCCGATTTTGCTACCTTTGTTTATTCATTAAATACGCAGGCTTTACTTTTTTTGGGGAAAATACCGAATCCTATGACCGGCAAATATGAAAGGGATGTCAATATGGCAAAATATCTTATCGATACCATAGATATGCTTTCAAAAAAGACTGTGGGAAATCTCGATGAAAACGAAAAAAAGCTTGTCGAAAATATATTATACGACTTAAGAATGGCATATATTTCCGAGAAAAAATAA
- a CDS encoding ATP-dependent Clp protease ATP-binding subunit — MFNLDNYEDKLSESGYRVLTISIEESKRRKHYYLGLEHVLYALTVVDEELLNEIFADLKIDKRKVLKLLNDFMMSSEQYVGEGLKIPIQTRNLFKSAYDYAQSSGRSLIDSTDFLMVMFQEPSSVPVKVFKSLNIDSVIIADKIFQKIRERKNRSDENKRKYDLPYTLRQHAINISKLAIMDKLSLVFGREEEITRVMEILCHVDRPNSVIIVGEPGVGKTAIVEGLARKIELEPYNVPPRLRNKIIVNLQMNSLVAGTVFRGMFEDRMEKIINELKSRKNIIIFVDEVHSIIGAGSAIAVPSDAANILKSSLARGEVQIIGATTLSEYKEFIAEDEALARRFRLVNVKEPSIDDTKRILYGLKRRFEDTYDVEIEESAIEESLSLSARYSKSLRLPDKVIGWIDSGCVKAEIYNEDRVVKKENIYQVISQEANMPIDLIKRDVLERFQDMEDFFSKRIVGQKEAIDSLAKHIRLNKGPLKGNFDRPDAVLLFLGPTGVGKTETAKAMAEYLFGSAKNIVRVDMSEYKDGSIAVDKLIGMPRGIVGSTRGGILTNQVKDNPYSVILLDEIEKASDQVFNLFLQVFDEGFLTDGRGKRVYFSDSVIIMTSNLGSHEFSRFTKPLGFIESHDIVKSIRTTINKEIENFFSPEFINRIDDIVIFSPLTKEEVKRIAEMHIDSINKTMSEHGKDLTVTDEALNKLVEKGYSSKFGARFLKRSIDDIVKVPLTLKWKDGDSFIADLIDGEVSVVLNSKYKTTTTKNNKNNKEEYGEEPDYV; from the coding sequence ATGTTTAATTTAGATAATTATGAGGACAAATTATCGGAAAGCGGATACAGGGTTCTTACTATATCGATAGAAGAATCTAAACGGAGAAAGCATTATTATTTGGGGCTCGAACATGTACTTTACGCCTTAACCGTGGTGGACGAAGAGCTTCTGAACGAAATATTTGCCGATTTAAAAATCGATAAGAGAAAGGTTTTAAAACTGTTAAACGATTTTATGATGTCGTCGGAGCAGTATGTCGGCGAAGGGCTGAAGATACCCATTCAAACAAGAAATTTATTTAAAAGCGCTTATGATTACGCGCAAAGTTCGGGTAGAAGCCTGATAGATTCTACCGATTTTTTAATGGTTATGTTTCAGGAGCCCAGCTCGGTTCCGGTTAAGGTTTTTAAAAGCCTTAACATCGATTCCGTGATAATTGCAGATAAGATTTTTCAAAAAATCAGGGAAAGAAAAAACAGGAGCGACGAGAATAAAAGGAAATATGATTTACCCTACACATTAAGGCAGCATGCCATAAACATCAGTAAACTTGCCATAATGGATAAGCTGTCCTTAGTTTTTGGGAGAGAGGAAGAAATTACAAGAGTTATGGAGATACTCTGTCATGTTGACAGGCCGAATTCCGTTATTATCGTCGGTGAACCCGGCGTGGGTAAAACTGCGATAGTAGAAGGTCTCGCAAGAAAAATAGAGCTTGAACCCTATAATGTTCCTCCAAGGCTCAGAAATAAAATTATCGTAAATCTTCAAATGAATTCTTTAGTTGCAGGGACGGTATTCAGAGGTATGTTTGAAGATAGAATGGAAAAAATTATTAACGAGTTAAAGTCTAGAAAAAATATAATAATTTTTGTCGATGAGGTCCATTCGATTATAGGGGCAGGCTCCGCTATTGCCGTTCCAAGCGATGCCGCCAACATATTAAAGTCTTCTTTAGCAAGGGGAGAGGTGCAAATAATTGGAGCGACGACGCTGTCGGAATATAAAGAGTTTATTGCGGAGGATGAAGCATTGGCGCGTCGTTTTCGGCTTGTCAATGTTAAAGAACCATCGATTGACGATACCAAAAGGATACTTTACGGATTAAAAAGAAGGTTTGAGGATACTTATGATGTGGAAATAGAGGAATCGGCAATAGAGGAATCCTTATCGTTATCCGCCCGCTATTCAAAATCCTTAAGATTGCCCGATAAGGTTATCGGGTGGATAGATTCGGGGTGTGTTAAAGCCGAGATTTACAATGAGGACAGGGTCGTTAAAAAGGAAAATATTTATCAGGTTATTTCCCAGGAAGCGAATATGCCTATAGATTTAATTAAAAGGGATGTACTTGAAAGATTTCAGGATATGGAGGACTTTTTCTCTAAGCGGATCGTCGGCCAAAAAGAAGCCATAGACTCCCTTGCAAAGCACATAAGGCTTAACAAAGGGCCGCTCAAAGGAAACTTTGACAGGCCGGATGCCGTGCTTCTTTTTCTTGGCCCTACCGGGGTAGGTAAAACAGAGACGGCAAAAGCAATGGCAGAATATTTATTCGGTTCCGCTAAAAATATTGTCAGAGTCGATATGTCCGAATATAAAGACGGCTCTATCGCGGTGGACAAATTAATAGGCATGCCCCGCGGTATTGTCGGATCGACAAGGGGAGGGATTTTAACAAATCAGGTTAAGGATAATCCGTATTCCGTTATTTTGCTTGACGAAATAGAAAAGGCGAGCGACCAGGTTTTTAATCTCTTCCTTCAGGTTTTTGACGAGGGTTTCCTCACGGACGGCAGGGGAAAAAGGGTTTATTTTTCCGATTCGGTCATTATCATGACTTCAAATTTAGGTTCCCATGAATTTTCAAGATTCACTAAGCCGTTAGGGTTCATCGAATCCCATGATATAGTTAAATCTATAAGGACGACCATAAACAAGGAAATCGAAAATTTCTTTTCGCCGGAGTTCATAAACAGGATTGACGATATCGTCATATTTTCGCCTCTTACAAAGGAAGAGGTTAAGCGGATAGCTGAAATGCACATAGATTCTATTAACAAGACTATGTCGGAGCACGGGAAAGATTTAACCGTTACGGATGAAGCGTTAAACAAGCTTGTCGAGAAGGGTTATAGCTCAAAATTTGGGGCAAGATTTTTAAAACGCTCCATAGACGACATCGTTAAGGTTCCCCTGACGCTTAAGTGGAAAGACGGCGATAGCTTTATAGCCGATTTGATAGACGGCGAGGTAAGCGTTGTCTTAAATAGCAAATATAAAACGACGACGACAAAAAATAATAAAAATAACAAAGAAGAATATGGAGAAGAACCCGACTATGTTTGA
- a CDS encoding Hsp20/alpha crystallin family protein — MYCFTPISDMFETTGSVVIQIELAGVRKEDINIELTHNYIEVSGIKRREGLSGEESFQRMERPFGVFKRTFNLPKAVSRDSISASFKEGLLEIVILKKEKDDSFTLTSIDIK, encoded by the coding sequence ATGTATTGTTTTACTCCAATTTCCGATATGTTTGAAACAACCGGCTCCGTTGTTATACAGATAGAGCTCGCAGGGGTCAGAAAGGAGGATATAAATATAGAGCTTACGCATAACTATATTGAAGTCAGCGGAATAAAAAGGCGCGAAGGGCTTTCGGGGGAAGAAAGTTTTCAAAGAATGGAAAGGCCGTTCGGCGTTTTTAAAAGGACTTTTAATTTGCCGAAAGCCGTAAGCAGGGATTCTATATCCGCTTCGTTTAAAGAAGGGCTGCTCGAGATAGTTATCCTTAAAAAAGAGAAGGACGATAGTTTTACATTGACGAGCATCGACATTAAATAA
- the hflX gene encoding GTPase HflX yields the protein MVQRAVLIGINRADSEREKSEDLLEELALLSETAGAVNAGRVLKTVKKIDPAYYLSRGMLEDIKVLILKGAADLVIIDVNLSPAQERNMSEYVGVNVIDRTRLILDIFATRARTAESKYQVELAMLNYILPRLKGSGIMLSRTGAGIGTRGPGETKLETDRRKVRQRITYIKDKLKLAEKTRGLHRATRKKQGLSTATLVGYTNSGKTTMLSALTKRGGNGENKLFATLGTKMAGVYDKDSKRKVIISDTVGFIQNLPLFLVESFKSTLEEAVHSNVLIHVIDPTQKDALRKSEEVIKILDSIGAGEKKTIVVLNKIDLLTSARVRFLQTKLEQLTGNSVIPVSAKTGDNIGMLKEKIFNNV from the coding sequence ATGGTTCAAAGGGCGGTACTTATCGGGATTAATAGAGCCGATTCGGAGAGAGAAAAAAGCGAGGATTTACTTGAAGAGCTTGCTTTGCTTTCAGAAACCGCCGGCGCCGTGAATGCGGGCAGGGTCTTAAAAACGGTTAAAAAGATTGACCCCGCTTATTATCTATCAAGGGGAATGCTTGAAGATATTAAAGTGCTGATACTTAAAGGCGCGGCGGATTTGGTGATAATAGATGTCAATCTAAGCCCTGCCCAGGAAAGAAATATGTCCGAATATGTGGGCGTAAATGTTATCGATAGAACAAGGCTTATTTTAGACATATTTGCAACGCGCGCAAGAACGGCCGAGAGTAAATATCAGGTTGAACTTGCAATGTTAAATTACATTTTGCCAAGACTTAAGGGAAGTGGTATAATGCTTTCAAGGACAGGCGCAGGCATAGGAACGAGGGGTCCCGGAGAAACCAAGCTGGAAACCGACAGGAGAAAGGTAAGGCAAAGGATTACTTACATAAAGGATAAGCTTAAGCTGGCCGAAAAGACAAGGGGTTTGCACAGGGCCACAAGAAAGAAACAGGGTCTATCTACGGCAACCCTCGTAGGCTACACTAACTCCGGAAAAACGACGATGCTTTCCGCTTTAACGAAAAGGGGCGGCAATGGAGAGAATAAACTTTTTGCCACACTGGGAACAAAGATGGCTGGGGTTTATGACAAAGACAGTAAAAGGAAAGTTATAATATCCGATACGGTTGGGTTTATCCAGAACCTGCCGCTGTTTTTGGTGGAATCATTTAAGTCAACGCTTGAAGAGGCGGTTCATTCGAATGTTTTAATACATGTTATAGACCCGACTCAAAAAGACGCTTTGCGCAAGTCTGAGGAAGTCATAAAGATATTAGATTCTATCGGCGCGGGTGAAAAAAAGACAATAGTGGTTTTAAATAAGATAGACCTTTTAACTTCGGCGCGGGTGAGATTTTTGCAAACAAAATTGGAACAATTAACGGGGAATTCCGTAATACCGGTTTCCGCAAAAACAGGCGATAACATCGGCATGTTGAAAGAAAAAATATTTAACAATGTATAG
- a CDS encoding CCA tRNA nucleotidyltransferase, which produces MPMDLNKNLIKRSLLEVFNIYDYGRDGLELIKRIGIFAGSIGYNSFLIGGFVRDIIIYSMKINPETSSRFASSKVFNISKKENGQGICLDIDIVLEGNAERFAELIRKRNDTGFAINYIKIHKRFRTASVEFLINKKPLKVDLASARTETYLNHGALPSVSIGGTSLKDDVFRRDFTINTLSFSLNTDGSQNGAGLPRSAKIAFLVVKDYTGGLSDIFNKKIRVLHDLSFKEDPTRIFRAVRFEKRLGFGIERHTIILIKKALDAKVLDNISGKRITAELNLLLKEKSPEIYFARLEALGILKGIYSKLRFNNDNKRVFRKIAKSRKTSQNIHIFYIAELLHHLNLAGFNAVIERLALGEKIKQIILSMYLEEKRLASLFSKLDEAKEKRANKLCGNGLLKLTDSEIYLMFKGFSEDGILFYLFKNNNKGRLALNFAKWAAKYINKIKFIKPVISGNDIKSFGICEGPVCGSILEEIKLLKIDGKLKSKDAEILYVKNKYIVKKMEGGVKK; this is translated from the coding sequence ATGCCGATGGATTTAAACAAAAATTTAATTAAACGCTCTTTGCTTGAAGTTTTTAATATATATGATTACGGCAGAGACGGACTAGAATTAATTAAAAGGATAGGTATTTTTGCGGGAAGTATCGGATATAACTCCTTTTTGATAGGGGGATTTGTCAGGGATATTATAATATACAGCATGAAAATAAACCCTGAAACCTCTTCCCGCTTTGCCTCCTCAAAGGTTTTTAACATTTCTAAGAAAGAAAATGGCCAAGGTATCTGCCTCGATATAGATATTGTATTAGAGGGAAACGCCGAACGATTTGCAGAATTAATAAGAAAAAGAAACGATACCGGTTTTGCAATAAATTATATAAAAATTCATAAAAGATTTAGAACGGCATCCGTTGAATTTTTAATTAATAAAAAACCTTTAAAAGTCGATTTAGCTTCCGCAAGAACCGAAACATACCTGAATCACGGCGCTCTGCCTTCCGTCAGCATAGGAGGGACAAGCCTTAAAGACGATGTCTTCAGGAGGGATTTTACTATAAATACGCTGTCTTTTAGCCTTAATACGGATGGTTCGCAGAACGGCGCAGGCTTGCCCCGTTCTGCCAAAATTGCATTTCTTGTCGTAAAGGATTATACGGGGGGCTTATCCGATATATTCAACAAAAAAATTAGAGTATTGCATGATTTAAGTTTCAAAGAAGACCCCACCCGGATATTTAGGGCGGTCAGATTTGAGAAAAGGCTCGGGTTCGGCATCGAAAGGCATACGATAATCCTCATTAAAAAGGCTCTTGATGCTAAGGTTTTGGATAATATTTCGGGAAAGAGAATAACGGCAGAATTAAACCTTCTGTTAAAAGAAAAAAGTCCTGAGATATATTTTGCCAGGCTTGAGGCACTGGGTATTCTTAAGGGCATTTATTCTAAGCTGAGGTTTAATAATGATAACAAAAGGGTTTTTAGAAAAATTGCAAAAAGCCGCAAAACTAGTCAAAATATCCATATATTTTATATCGCCGAACTTTTGCATCATTTAAACCTTGCCGGGTTTAATGCGGTAATAGAAAGATTGGCTCTGGGGGAAAAGATTAAACAAATAATTTTATCGATGTATCTGGAAGAAAAAAGATTAGCTTCGCTGTTCTCCAAATTGGATGAAGCTAAGGAAAAACGTGCAAATAAATTATGCGGCAACGGGTTATTAAAATTAACAGATAGCGAAATATATCTTATGTTTAAGGGGTTTAGCGAAGACGGGATTTTATTTTATCTTTTTAAAAATAATAATAAAGGCAGATTGGCTTTAAATTTTGCAAAATGGGCTGCAAAATATATAAATAAAATAAAATTCATAAAGCCCGTAATTAGCGGAAACGACATTAAATCCTTCGGTATATGCGAAGGTCCCGTATGCGGTTCTATACTAGAAGAGATTAAACTTTTAAAGATAGACGGCAAGCTTAAATCAAAGGATGCCGAGATTCTTTATGTTAAAAATAAATATATCGTTAAAAAAATGGAGGGGGGGGTTAAAAAATGA
- the miaA gene encoding tRNA (adenosine(37)-N6)-dimethylallyltransferase MiaA, translating into MSNLQKIVIIGGVTCAGKTETSLKLTERLPFKFEIVNFDSLCFYKYFDIGTAKPYESAKKSVKHHLFDIKYPDEEYNAHSFAEDARHTINGITKKGKIPLFVGGTALYMKSLIYGFSPIPELSKSKYRQKMVELIDKLGTAAVYEKLKEVDPAYAKKISPNDKQRIARAYEVYDATGRPFSSYLSKNPFGKPLYDYLYFILIPPKDYLASCIIKRTDAILKAGLIDEIKGIIDKGCPEDSKPFKSIGYKEGIMYLNKEINTDEELFQRIAAATRQYAKRQATYFKKVENGIIITQTDIEERLEIMEKHLKNFLIKGVNHK; encoded by the coding sequence ATGTCAAATCTTCAAAAAATAGTTATCATCGGAGGGGTAACCTGCGCAGGGAAAACGGAAACTTCTCTTAAGTTAACGGAACGCCTCCCCTTTAAATTTGAAATAGTTAATTTTGATTCTTTATGCTTTTATAAGTATTTTGATATCGGAACGGCAAAACCTTATGAAAGCGCCAAAAAAAGTGTCAAACACCACCTTTTTGATATAAAGTACCCTGACGAAGAGTATAATGCCCACAGTTTTGCGGAGGATGCAAGGCATACGATTAACGGCATCACAAAAAAAGGGAAGATACCGCTTTTTGTGGGTGGCACAGCCCTTTATATGAAGTCATTAATCTACGGTTTTTCTCCTATTCCGGAATTAAGCAAATCTAAATACAGACAAAAGATGGTTGAACTAATCGATAAATTGGGAACGGCCGCTGTTTACGAAAAGCTTAAAGAAGTTGATCCGGCGTATGCTAAAAAAATATCGCCGAACGATAAACAAAGAATTGCGCGGGCCTACGAAGTTTACGATGCTACAGGCAGGCCTTTTTCGTCCTATCTCTCCAAAAATCCGTTTGGAAAACCCCTTTATGATTACCTGTATTTTATTTTAATTCCTCCCAAAGATTATCTGGCATCATGTATAATAAAAAGAACGGATGCTATTTTAAAAGCAGGTTTAATAGATGAAATTAAAGGTATAATTGATAAAGGCTGCCCTGAAGATTCAAAGCCGTTTAAAAGCATCGGCTATAAAGAAGGGATTATGTATTTAAACAAAGAGATTAATACGGATGAGGAATTGTTTCAGAGGATTGCGGCTGCGACAAGACAATACGCAAAAAGACAGGCTACCTATTTTAAAAAGGTGGAAAACGGGATAATAATAACGCAGACCGATATAGAAGAAAGGCTGGAAATTATGGAAAAGCATTTGAAAAATTTTTTAATCAAAGGGGTTAACCATAAATAG
- a CDS encoding LapA family protein, translating into MIKIINLILFIIFVAVVLVFTAENPERVSVKFLGFESIKLPISVIVFSSVIVGILIALIYHFYAVYKIKKEQKSENSEKKINGSAN; encoded by the coding sequence ATGATTAAGATTATAAATCTGATACTTTTCATTATTTTTGTTGCCGTCGTATTAGTCTTTACGGCAGAAAATCCTGAGCGCGTAAGCGTAAAATTTTTGGGTTTCGAATCCATAAAACTTCCTATCTCCGTAATAGTATTTTCCTCTGTTATAGTGGGAATTTTAATTGCTCTCATATACCATTTTTATGCCGTGTATAAGATTAAAAAGGAGCAAAAAAGCGAAAACAGCGAGAAAAAGATAAACGGTAGCGCCAATTAG
- a CDS encoding HIT domain-containing protein yields the protein MEIIYAPWRMDYLVRDKSKDECVFCEDNTCFEDKYVLFKGKYSYIKLNTFPYNCGHLLVIPAAHAKELNGLSWEAGAEVMKLLSISCDILKKVYRCDAINVGLNLGKAAGAGIEQHLHFHIIPRWEGDVSFYTVCSELRVVSEILDDTYNKLIGEFQKIKL from the coding sequence ATGGAAATTATTTATGCCCCATGGCGTATGGATTATTTAGTTAGAGACAAATCAAAGGATGAATGTGTTTTTTGCGAAGACAATACATGCTTTGAGGATAAGTATGTTCTTTTTAAAGGAAAATATTCATATATAAAATTAAACACATTTCCTTATAATTGCGGACATCTTCTTGTTATTCCCGCTGCGCATGCTAAAGAGCTTAACGGACTTTCATGGGAAGCCGGCGCCGAAGTTATGAAACTTTTATCCATAAGCTGCGATATATTAAAGAAGGTTTACCGTTGCGATGCTATTAATGTCGGACTGAATTTGGGTAAGGCTGCCGGAGCGGGTATCGAGCAGCATTTGCATTTCCATATAATTCCGAGGTGGGAAGGGGATGTCAGTTTTTATACCGTATGTTCGGAACTGAGAGTTGTTTCCGAAATATTGGACGATACATATAATAAATTGATAGGCGAGTTTCAGAAGATTAAACTTTAA